DNA from Asanoa sp. WMMD1127:
CACCGACGAGGCGGCCCGGGCGTCGGTGGCGTAGGCGACGCCTAGCTTGCTCGCCCACCGGCCGTCGGCACCGAAACCACGGCCGCCGACCAGCACGGGTACGTCGGTGCGCCGGCACGCCTCGATCGCCTGGAACGCGAGCGGCAGCCGCATCGGCAGCGCGCAGGCGAGCAGCACCGCGCGCGGGTCGTGGCGGTGCAGGTAGGAGACGAGGTGCGGGGACGGCACGCTGGCGCCGAGGAAGGTGACGTCCCACCCGTCGAGCCGCAGCACCTCGGACACGAGGCGGGCCGGCAACGCGTGCCATTCGCCGTCCATGCAGGCCACCACGACCCGGTCGCGGGTCGCGCGCGGCCGGACCGCGACCGACACCGCCGCCACCACCCGCTCGCTGACGTGGGTGGCGGCGTGCTCCTGGGCGACGCTCCACTCGTTGCGCTGCCACCACTCGCCGACCTGGGCCTGGGCGGGGGCGACCAGCGAAAGCAGCACCTCGTCGGCCGGCACCCCGTCGTCGAGCAACGCCAGGGCGATGTCGATCGCGCCGTGCTCGTCGGCCGCGTCGAGGCAGCGCAGGTAGTCCGGGTAGGCGCTCTCCAGGGTCGGCGAAAGCACCGCGGTCACGAAGCCGACCGCCGATCAGGGACGGCGTGCAGGTGCCGAGCCGGCGAGCCGGGCGAGACGGCGCGCACCGCGAACACGGCGATGTCGTCGTGGTTGCGACCGCCGAGCCAGTCGCCGATGACCTGCTCGACCCGTTCGGCGAGCGCGGGCGCCGGCATCCGCTGGCAGCCGCCGAGCGCGTCGACGAGCCGCGCGGCGCCGAACTGCTCGCCCCGGATGCCGCCACGGGCCTCGGTCACGCCGTCGCTGAACAGCAGGCAGGTCTCCCCCGCCGCGAGCTGGACGGTGATCGACGCGATCCGCGGGTCGGGCACCACGCCGATCAGCATGCCGCGCAGGTCGACCGTCTCCACCGCGCCGTCGGCGCGGACCACGATCGGCGGGAGGTGGCCGCCGCTGGCCAGGGTGAGCGACAAACCGCCGCCGTGCACGGGGTTGGCCCGGCCCAGCACCATGGTGGCGAAGCGGCCGTGGCCGTGTGCTCGGGTCGTCTCCAGGACGGAGTCGTTGAGCAGGGTCAGCAGCCGGGCCGGGTCGGACTCGATCCGCCGCAGCGCCTGCAGGCCCTGCCGGATCTGGCCGGTGAAGACGGCCGCGTCGACGCCCTTGCCGGACACGTCGCCGAGGTAGAAGAGCGCGCCGCCGTCGGGCAGCTCGTGGGCGCCGTAGAAGTCGCCGCCGATCCGCAGCGAGCTCTGCGCCGGCCGGTAGGCGGCGCCCCACTGCACGCCGCCGACGCTGGGCGGCTCGGTCGGGGCGAGGCTGGCCTGCAGCGTCTCGGCCACCTCGGCCTGGTCGCGGTAGAGGACAGCGGCGTCGAGCGCGGCGCCGGCCCGGGCGGCGAACCCGCGCAGCATCTGCATGTCGTGTTCGTCGAGGTCGGCGGACCGCACGACGACCAGCGCGCCGGTCGCGGCCGAGCTGCCGGGCAGCGGGACCACCCGGACCGCGACGGTGCCGGGGTCGCGGTCACCCAGCCAGCCGGCCTCGGCCAACTGCTCGGCGAGCCAGTCGGCCTCGGAAGGCTCGGTGCCCCGCAACGCGTCCTCGACCCCGGGTGGCAGGTCGTCGGCGTTCAGCACGCCGCCGTCGACGAGCGCCGGGCCCTCGGCGTCACCGCCGGCGGCGCGCCACCACCGGGCCCGGCCGCGGCGCGGCGCGAGCACGACGACCGCGACCTCACCCAGCGTGGGTACGGCCAACCGCACGGCCGCCCGGGCCGCCCGGTCCTCGTGCAGCGGGTTGCCGAGCTTCTGGCTGGCGGTGGCCAGGAACCGCGCCCGCCCGCGCTCGGCGAGCAGGGCATCGGAGCGGGCGATGGCGTCGGTGACGTCCTCGACGTACCACGCGATGCTGGTGGCGCCCCCGACCGTGAGGTCGACGCGGCGGCAGCGCACCCGGCGCTCGCCGATGGTCAACTCACCCGGTTCCAGTGGGGCGATGCCGCAACCGGCCAGCGTGCGGCCGACGGCCAGGCCGGGCATCAGCTCGAGCGCGGGCTGGCTGAACTCGCGGACCACGCCGGTCGGATCGGTGACGACGACGCCTTCACGGAAATGGTCGACCAGCGTGGTTTCGGTCAGGACGGGAGAGATGCGACGTGGCGCGGATGGTGCCACGGCGGACCGGCCGGGCGCCGCCGTTGCCGGGACCTGGCGACCGCCCGACTCCGAACCTGCCAGGTCGGCGGTACTCACGTGCGTCGACTACTCCCTGATCAGTCGGCCTTGGAAGCCCACCCTACGCGCTTGTTTGCCATGCGGCATGCGACGCCTTCCGGAGCTGATCACCCGATCGACCGTACCCCCACGTCCAACCGGGCGGACCAGGCGCGGGTGTCCTACAGTGGAGCGGACGTTACGGCACGGAGGTGGCAACGGTGAGTCGGCTGGTACCTGACCCGACACCGCTTGTCGTCGATGTCGCCGACGGTGCCGATGCCGTCGTCACTGTGCGAGGTGACCTCGACTTCCCGTGCGCCGACGTCCTGCGGGTCGCGCTGACCACCGCCCTCGATCGCGAGCCGGCCAGCCTGACCATCGATGTCGAGCGACTGACGTTCATCGACAGCACCGGCCTGGCCGTGCTCGTGCACGCCTGGCGGCGCGGCAGCGAGGCCGGCGTCCCCGTCAGCCTGCGGTCGGTCCCGTCGTTCCTGGCATCGATCCTCGACATCACCGGCGTGGGCGAGCTGCTCTCCCGCCCGGCGTCCGCGGCCACCTCCGACGCCGCCACCGCCTGAGACCGTCGTTCGCCGATGGCGAACCTTTGCGTAATTCGGTTGTGAGTGAGTCACTCACTCAGTTAACCTCGCGACGTGATGACGTCCAGTGCCACCGGCCGGGCCCGCCCGCTGCCGCCCGAGGAGCGACGCGCCGCCCTGGTCGCGGCGACGCTGCCGCTCGTCGTGCAACACGGCACCAAGGTCACGACGAAACAGATCGCCGAGGCCGCCGGTGTCGCCGAGGGCACGATCTTCCGCGTCTTCCCTGACAAGGAGACGCTGGTCCGCGAGGCCATCGCGACCGTCCTCGACCCGCTGCCGACCGTGGCGGCACTCAACGCCATCGACCTCGACCTGCCGGTCCGCGAGCGGATGGCCGAGGCGGTCGACATCCTGCGCAAGCGGCTGGAGACGGCCTTCGCGGTGATGTCGGCGCTGCGGATGGACGGCCCGCAGCATCACAAGCCCGAGGACCGGCCGAGCCATCAGCCGATGCTCGACGCGATCGAGCGGCTCGTCGCGCCCGACGAGGACCAGTTCCGGCTGCCCGCGACCGAGGTCGCGCGGATGCTGCGGCTGCTCACCTTCGCCGGCACCCACCGGATCATCACCGACAACCACCCGCTCACCACCGAAGAAGTCGTCTCCGTGCTGCTCGACGGCGTGCTCCGCCGTCCGGGCGACGAGACCGCAAGCAACCCGGGGGAACGTTGCTGATCAGACTCCTGCGGCGCTACCTGCGCCCGTACTCGAAACCGCTTCTGGCGGTCGTCGCCTTCCAGTTCGTCGGCACGCTGGCGTCGCTCTACCTGCCGAGCCTCAACGCCGACATCATCGACAACGGCATCGCGCGCGGCGACACCGGCTACATCGTGCGGATCGGCGGCTGGATGCTCGCCGTGACGATCGTCCAGATGGCGTGCTCGATCTTCGCCGTCTACTTCGGGGCGCGCACCGCGATGAGCTTCGGCCGTGACGTGCGCGGCGCGATCTTCCACCGGGTGCAGCTCTTCTCGGCCCGCGAGGTCAACCAGTTCGGCGCGCCGTCGTTGATCACCCGCACGACCAACGACACCCAGCAGGTGCAGATGCTGGTCGTGATGACCTGCACGTTGCTGGTCACCGCGCCGATCACCGCGGTCGGCGGCGTCATCCTGGCCCTGCGCGAAGACGTCGGCCTGTCCTGGCTGATGGTCGTCTGCGTGCCGGTGCTGGCCATCGCGATCGGCTTGATCATCCGCAGGATGGTGCCGACGTTCCGGTCGATGCAGACCCGGATCGACGGCGTCAACCGGGTGCTGCGCGAGCAGATCACCGGCGTACGGGTGGTCCGGGCGTTCGTCCGCGAGCCCTACGAGACCGAGCGGTTCGACGGCGCCAACGGGGCGCTGACCGAGACCGCGCTGCGCGCCGGCCGACTGATGGCGTTGATCTTCCCCACGGTCATGCTCGTGCTCAACGTGTCGAGCGTCGGCGTGCTCTGGTTCGGCGCCAGCCGGGTCGACTCGGGCCAGATCGAGATCGGCGCGCTGACCGCGTTCCTCAACTATCTCGTGCTGATCCTGATGTCGGTCATGATGGCGACGTTCATGTTGATCATGGTGCCGCGGGCCGCCGTGGCGGCCGAACGGATCACCGAAGTGCTCGACACCGACAGCACCGTGGTCGCGCCGACCGAGCCGGTCACCAGCGTGACCGAGCGGGCCAGCCTGGAGTTCCGCGACGTGACGTTCCAATACCCCGGCGCCGCCGCGCCGGTGCTGCGGGGCATCGACCTCAAGGCCGAGGCGGGCCGCACGACGGCCATCATCGGCAGCACGGGCGCCGGCAAGACCACGCTGATCTCGATGGCGCCGCGGCTGTTCGACGTGACCTCGGGCGCCGTGCTGGTCGACGGCGTCGACGTCCGTGACCTCGACCCCGACCTGCTCTGGAGCAAGATCGGGTTGGTGCCGCAGCGGCCCTACCTGTTCACCGGCACGGTCGCCAGCAACCTGCGCTACGGCAACCCGGACGCCACCGACGAGGAGCTGTGGGCGGCGCTGGAGATCGCCCAGGCCAGGGACTTCGTGGAAGAGATGCCCGAAGGGCTCGACGCGCCGATCGCCCAGGGCGGCACCAACGTCTCCGGCGGCCAGCGGCAACGGCTGGCCATCGCCCGGGCGCTGGTCCGCCAACCCGAGATCTACCTGTTCGACGACTCGTTCTCCGCGCTCGACCTCGGCACCGACGCCCGGTTGCGGGCCGCTCTGCGCCCCGTCACCGCCGACGCCGCCGTGGTCGTCGTGGCCCAACGCGTGTCCACGATCATCGATGCCGACGAGATCGTCGTGCTCGAGGACGGCGCGGTGGTCGGCCGCGGCCGGCACGCCGAACTGCTGGACACCTGCCCGACGTACGCCGAGATCGTCGAGTCGCAGCTCACCGTGGGAGCCGCCGCATGACCGCACAGCAGAACAGCCCGGCCCGCCCGACACCGGGCCGGCTCCCCGCCGCCGGGCGGCGACCCGCGGGCGGCGGCCCACCGTGGATGTCCGCGGGCATGCCGGTCGAAAAGTCGATGACGTTCGTCCCCTCGGCCAAGCGCCTGCTCCGCCGGCTCAGCCCGTACCGCGCCCAGTTGGTCCTGATCGTGTTTCTCGCGGTCGCCAGCGTGGCGCTGTCGGTGATCGGTCCGAAGATCCTCGGGCACGCCACCGACGTCATCTTCCGCGGCGTGCTCGGCCGCCGGCTGCCCGCCGGGACCACCCTCGACCAGGCGGCCGCCGCGGCCCGGGCCGCCGGCCAGAACAACTTCGCCGACCTGCTGCTCAAGACCAGGCCGATCCCGGGCGTCGGCATCGACTTCCACCGGCTCGGCCAGATCCTGCTGCTGGTGCTGGGCATCTACGTGCTGGCCAGCCTGCTGTCCTGGCTGCAGGGTTGGGTGCTCAACGGGGTCGTGCAGAGCGCGATCCGCAAGCTGCGCGCCGACGTCGAGGACAAGCTCAACCGGTTGCCGCTGCCCTACTTCGACCAGCAGCCGCGCGGTGAGCTGCTCAGCCGGGTCACCAACGACATCGACAACATCTCGCAGAGCCTGTCGCAGACGCTCAGCCAGCTGTTGACCTCGCTGCTCACGGTGATCGGCGTGGTCACGCTGATGTTCGTCATCTCGCCGCTGCTCGCGGTCGTCGCGCTGGTCGCGGTGCCGTTGTCGGTCCTGGTCACCCAGCAGATCGGCAAGCGGTCGCAGAAGAAGTTCATCGCGCAGTGGACGCACACCGGCCGGCTCAACGCGCACATCGAGGAGGCCTTCACCGGCCACGAGCTGGTCAAGGTGTTCGGCCGGCAGCGGGAGGTCGAGAACGACTTCGCCGAGAAGAACGACCAACTGTTCAAGGCCGCGTTCGGGGCGCAGTTCATCTCCGGGATCATCATGCCGGCGATGTTCTTCATCGGGAACCTGAGCTACGCGGTGATCGCGGTGCTCGGTGGCCTGCGGGTCGCCTCGGGCACGATGACGCTGGGCGACGTGCAGGCGTTCATTCAGTATTCGCGCCAGTTCACCCAGCCGCTCACCCAGGTCGCGTCGATGGCCAACCTGCTGCAGTCGGGTGTCGCCTCGGCGGAGCGGGTGTTCGACCTGCTCGACGCCGACGAGCAGGTGCCCGACCCGTCCCCGGCGGTCGAGGTGCGCCAGCCGCACGGCCGGGTCGAGTTCGAGCACGTCTCGTTCCGCTACACGCCCGACACTCCGCTGATCGACGACCTGTCGCTGGTCGCCGAGCCCGGGCACACGGTGGCGATTGTCGGGCCGACGGGGGCCGGCAAGACCACGCTGGTCAACCTGATCATGCGGTTCTACGAGCTGGACGGTGGGCGGATCACGCTCGACGGCGTCGACATCACCACGATGAAGCGCGAGACCCTGCGCGGCGAGATCGGCATGGTGCTGCAGGACACCTGGCTGTTCGGGGGCACGATCCGGGACAACATCGCGTACGGGAACCCGTCCGCGACTGACGCCGACATCCACGCGGCGGCCGAGGCGACGTTCGTCGACCGGTTCGTGCGCAGCCTGCCGGACGGCTACGACACCGTGATCGACGAGGAGGGCAGCAACGTCAGCGCGGGTGAGCGGCAGCTCATCACGATCGCGCGGGCGTTCCTGTCCAACCCGTCGCTGCTCATCCTCGACGAGGCGACCAGCTCGGTCGACACGCGCACCGAGGCGTTGCTGCAGCGGGCGATGGCGGCGCTGCGCTCCGACCGGACGAGCTTCGTGATCGCCCACCGGCTTA
Protein-coding regions in this window:
- a CDS encoding cobalamin B12-binding domain-containing protein produces the protein MTAVLSPTLESAYPDYLRCLDAADEHGAIDIALALLDDGVPADEVLLSLVAPAQAQVGEWWQRNEWSVAQEHAATHVSERVVAAVSVAVRPRATRDRVVVACMDGEWHALPARLVSEVLRLDGWDVTFLGASVPSPHLVSYLHRHDPRAVLLACALPMRLPLAFQAIEACRRTDVPVLVGGRGFGADGRWASKLGVAYATDARAASSVLATAAFDSASAPSLVDDTEYAGLVAARVELIDLALDRLDLSRYSPAQVDATVADLGYIVDSLAAAVYVDDATLFGEFVGWLCEVLDSRGVPLHTVGRTFDVLADRLRDFPRAHAFLRGAAVS
- a CDS encoding PP2C family protein-serine/threonine phosphatase; protein product: MSTADLAGSESGGRQVPATAAPGRSAVAPSAPRRISPVLTETTLVDHFREGVVVTDPTGVVREFSQPALELMPGLAVGRTLAGCGIAPLEPGELTIGERRVRCRRVDLTVGGATSIAWYVEDVTDAIARSDALLAERGRARFLATASQKLGNPLHEDRAARAAVRLAVPTLGEVAVVVLAPRRGRARWWRAAGGDAEGPALVDGGVLNADDLPPGVEDALRGTEPSEADWLAEQLAEAGWLGDRDPGTVAVRVVPLPGSSAATGALVVVRSADLDEHDMQMLRGFAARAGAALDAAVLYRDQAEVAETLQASLAPTEPPSVGGVQWGAAYRPAQSSLRIGGDFYGAHELPDGGALFYLGDVSGKGVDAAVFTGQIRQGLQALRRIESDPARLLTLLNDSVLETTRAHGHGRFATMVLGRANPVHGGGLSLTLASGGHLPPIVVRADGAVETVDLRGMLIGVVPDPRIASITVQLAAGETCLLFSDGVTEARGGIRGEQFGAARLVDALGGCQRMPAPALAERVEQVIGDWLGGRNHDDIAVFAVRAVSPGSPARHLHAVPDRRSAS
- a CDS encoding STAS domain-containing protein — its product is MSRLVPDPTPLVVDVADGADAVVTVRGDLDFPCADVLRVALTTALDREPASLTIDVERLTFIDSTGLAVLVHAWRRGSEAGVPVSLRSVPSFLASILDITGVGELLSRPASAATSDAATA
- a CDS encoding TetR/AcrR family transcriptional regulator, coding for MTSSATGRARPLPPEERRAALVAATLPLVVQHGTKVTTKQIAEAAGVAEGTIFRVFPDKETLVREAIATVLDPLPTVAALNAIDLDLPVRERMAEAVDILRKRLETAFAVMSALRMDGPQHHKPEDRPSHQPMLDAIERLVAPDEDQFRLPATEVARMLRLLTFAGTHRIITDNHPLTTEEVVSVLLDGVLRRPGDETASNPGERC
- a CDS encoding ABC transporter ATP-binding protein codes for the protein MLIRLLRRYLRPYSKPLLAVVAFQFVGTLASLYLPSLNADIIDNGIARGDTGYIVRIGGWMLAVTIVQMACSIFAVYFGARTAMSFGRDVRGAIFHRVQLFSAREVNQFGAPSLITRTTNDTQQVQMLVVMTCTLLVTAPITAVGGVILALREDVGLSWLMVVCVPVLAIAIGLIIRRMVPTFRSMQTRIDGVNRVLREQITGVRVVRAFVREPYETERFDGANGALTETALRAGRLMALIFPTVMLVLNVSSVGVLWFGASRVDSGQIEIGALTAFLNYLVLILMSVMMATFMLIMVPRAAVAAERITEVLDTDSTVVAPTEPVTSVTERASLEFRDVTFQYPGAAAPVLRGIDLKAEAGRTTAIIGSTGAGKTTLISMAPRLFDVTSGAVLVDGVDVRDLDPDLLWSKIGLVPQRPYLFTGTVASNLRYGNPDATDEELWAALEIAQARDFVEEMPEGLDAPIAQGGTNVSGGQRQRLAIARALVRQPEIYLFDDSFSALDLGTDARLRAALRPVTADAAVVVVAQRVSTIIDADEIVVLEDGAVVGRGRHAELLDTCPTYAEIVESQLTVGAAA
- a CDS encoding ABC transporter ATP-binding protein translates to MTAQQNSPARPTPGRLPAAGRRPAGGGPPWMSAGMPVEKSMTFVPSAKRLLRRLSPYRAQLVLIVFLAVASVALSVIGPKILGHATDVIFRGVLGRRLPAGTTLDQAAAAARAAGQNNFADLLLKTRPIPGVGIDFHRLGQILLLVLGIYVLASLLSWLQGWVLNGVVQSAIRKLRADVEDKLNRLPLPYFDQQPRGELLSRVTNDIDNISQSLSQTLSQLLTSLLTVIGVVTLMFVISPLLAVVALVAVPLSVLVTQQIGKRSQKKFIAQWTHTGRLNAHIEEAFTGHELVKVFGRQREVENDFAEKNDQLFKAAFGAQFISGIIMPAMFFIGNLSYAVIAVLGGLRVASGTMTLGDVQAFIQYSRQFTQPLTQVASMANLLQSGVASAERVFDLLDADEQVPDPSPAVEVRQPHGRVEFEHVSFRYTPDTPLIDDLSLVAEPGHTVAIVGPTGAGKTTLVNLIMRFYELDGGRITLDGVDITTMKRETLRGEIGMVLQDTWLFGGTIRDNIAYGNPSATDADIHAAAEATFVDRFVRSLPDGYDTVIDEEGSNVSAGERQLITIARAFLSNPSLLILDEATSSVDTRTEALLQRAMAALRSDRTSFVIAHRLSTIRDAHLILVMEKGRIVEQGTHEELLAANGAYRRLHDAQFTQAAVDLDEGPAAGGIALAGAPGQR